Proteins encoded in a region of the Pseudomonas denitrificans (nom. rej.) genome:
- a CDS encoding glutathione S-transferase family protein: MSHTIKLFRHPLSGHAHRVELMLSLLQLPTELISVDLAKGAHKHPDFLALNPFGQVPVIDDEGVIVSDSNAILVYLAKKYGNGRWLPEDPLGAARVQRWLSVAAGQVAYGPAAARLITVFGAAFNPEEVATRAHTLFQVMERELAKTPFLAGSEATIADVSNYSYISHAPEGNVSLQDYPNLRAWLARVEALPHFVPMQRTAIGLQA, encoded by the coding sequence ATGTCCCACACCATCAAACTCTTCCGCCACCCGCTGTCCGGCCACGCCCACCGCGTCGAGCTGATGCTCTCGCTGCTGCAGCTGCCCACCGAACTGATCTCGGTGGACCTCGCCAAGGGCGCCCACAAGCACCCGGATTTCCTCGCCCTGAACCCTTTCGGCCAGGTGCCGGTGATCGATGACGAAGGCGTCATCGTCTCCGACTCCAACGCCATCCTGGTCTACCTGGCGAAAAAATACGGCAACGGCCGCTGGCTGCCGGAAGACCCGCTGGGCGCCGCCCGCGTGCAGCGCTGGCTGTCGGTCGCCGCCGGGCAGGTTGCCTACGGCCCGGCCGCCGCGCGGCTGATCACCGTGTTCGGCGCGGCCTTCAACCCCGAGGAAGTCGCCACCCGCGCCCACACCCTGTTCCAGGTGATGGAACGCGAACTGGCGAAGACGCCCTTCCTGGCCGGCAGCGAGGCGACCATCGCCGACGTGTCCAACTACTCCTACATTTCCCATGCGCCGGAGGGCAACGTCTCCCTGCAGGACTACCCCAACCTGCGCGCCTGGCTGGCCCGCGTGGAGGCCCTGCCACACTTCGTACCGATGCAGCGCACCGCCATCGGCCTGCAAGCCTGA
- a CDS encoding pyridoxamine 5'-phosphate oxidase family protein — MFQLPKHRTSPWHAGEKAIQERVGVAERMEVHGQKVIRDYMPDQHREFYHQLPFIIAGAVDDQGRPWATLLEGAEGFVTSPDPKSLLLDSVPDSQDPAASGLQAGHPIGLLGIELHTRRRNRMNGVLREVDGGLLTVAVEHSFGNCPQYIQKREWSRDEQLYSQRAPREDFGALNEELATIIRNADTFFVASYVQHEDGERSVDVSHRGGRPGFVRVDGNRLTIPDYAGNLHFNTLGNLQANPQAGLLFVDFTSGDVLQVHGRTEILFDSPLLAAFEGAERLWTLDVQHAVLRRNALALRWNFREYSPTSLMTGTWAEADARLQEREQRQQWQDWQVLRVEPESEDIRSFYLQPPTGLAVSFVPGQHLPVRLAAGEQALIRTYSLSSAPSDGQLRISVKAQGPASRYLHERIASGDHLQVRAPMGSFTLKSDSTRPVVLIGAGVGITPLLSMLRELVAGPARRVHLFQSARTLGQLPFQREIAELRQRAPQLLVHRALSRPEPEALAGRDFEQVGRLDIEAIKARLPLDDYDFYVCGPGEFTQAIYDGLRGLNIVDARIHAETFGPSTLKRRGDGQEPTLIQPPAATEPVPVYFAGSAKEARWKPESGSLLELAEARGLAPDFSCRGGSCGTCRTKIVSGQVHYPNPPAELPEAGSVLICCAIPAQDDSGVQPLVLDL, encoded by the coding sequence ATGTTCCAGCTGCCCAAACACCGTACCTCCCCCTGGCACGCCGGCGAGAAGGCGATCCAGGAGCGCGTCGGCGTCGCCGAGCGCATGGAAGTCCATGGCCAGAAAGTCATCCGCGACTACATGCCCGACCAGCACCGTGAGTTCTACCACCAGCTGCCCTTCATCATCGCCGGCGCCGTGGATGACCAGGGTCGGCCCTGGGCAACCCTGCTCGAAGGTGCGGAAGGCTTCGTCACCTCGCCCGACCCGAAAAGCCTGCTGCTCGACAGCGTCCCCGACAGCCAGGACCCCGCCGCCAGCGGCCTGCAAGCCGGCCACCCGATCGGCCTGCTGGGCATCGAGCTGCACACCCGCCGGCGCAACCGCATGAACGGCGTCCTCCGCGAAGTGGATGGCGGTCTGTTGACGGTGGCGGTCGAGCACTCCTTCGGCAACTGCCCGCAGTACATCCAGAAGCGCGAGTGGAGCCGCGACGAGCAGCTCTACAGCCAGCGCGCCCCGCGTGAGGATTTCGGTGCGCTGAACGAGGAGCTGGCAACCATCATCCGCAACGCCGACACCTTCTTCGTCGCCAGCTATGTACAGCACGAGGACGGCGAGCGCTCGGTGGACGTCTCCCATCGCGGCGGCCGCCCCGGCTTCGTCCGGGTCGACGGCAATCGCCTGACCATCCCCGACTATGCCGGCAACCTGCACTTCAACACCCTCGGCAACCTGCAGGCCAACCCGCAGGCGGGGCTGCTGTTTGTCGACTTCACCAGCGGTGACGTGCTGCAGGTGCACGGCCGCACCGAAATCCTCTTCGACAGCCCGCTGCTGGCGGCCTTCGAAGGCGCCGAACGCCTGTGGACCCTGGACGTACAGCACGCGGTGCTGCGCCGCAACGCCCTGGCGCTGCGCTGGAACTTCCGCGAGTACTCGCCCACCAGCCTGATGACCGGCACCTGGGCCGAGGCCGACGCCAGACTGCAGGAGCGCGAGCAGCGCCAACAGTGGCAGGACTGGCAGGTGCTGCGCGTGGAACCGGAAAGCGAAGACATCCGCTCGTTCTACCTGCAACCACCCACCGGCCTCGCCGTGAGTTTCGTTCCGGGCCAGCACCTGCCGGTGCGCCTGGCGGCCGGCGAACAGGCGCTGATCCGCACCTACAGCCTCTCCAGCGCGCCGTCTGACGGCCAATTGCGCATCAGCGTAAAGGCCCAGGGCCCGGCGTCCCGGTACCTGCATGAAAGGATTGCTTCCGGCGATCACCTGCAGGTCCGCGCCCCCATGGGCAGCTTCACCCTGAAAAGCGACAGCACACGGCCAGTGGTGCTGATCGGCGCTGGCGTGGGCATCACCCCGCTGCTGTCGATGCTGCGCGAGCTGGTGGCAGGCCCGGCGCGGCGTGTTCACCTGTTCCAGTCTGCGCGGACGCTGGGCCAGTTACCGTTCCAGCGCGAGATCGCCGAGCTGCGCCAGCGCGCGCCGCAACTGCTGGTCCACCGCGCACTCAGCCGTCCGGAGCCCGAAGCGCTGGCCGGTCGCGACTTCGAACAGGTCGGGCGCCTGGATATCGAGGCGATCAAGGCGCGGCTGCCGCTGGACGATTACGACTTCTACGTCTGCGGCCCCGGAGAATTCACCCAGGCGATCTACGACGGCCTGCGCGGGTTGAACATCGTCGACGCACGTATCCATGCCGAAACCTTCGGTCCCTCGACGCTCAAGCGCCGGGGTGACGGCCAGGAGCCGACGCTGATACAGCCGCCCGCTGCCACCGAACCGGTGCCGGTGTACTTCGCCGGCTCGGCCAAGGAGGCCCGCTGGAAGCCCGAGAGCGGCAGCCTGCTGGAGCTGGCCGAGGCCCGTGGGCTGGCACCCGACTTCAGCTGCCGCGGCGGCTCCTGCGGCACCTGCAGGACGAAGATCGTCAGCGGCCAGGTGCACTACCCCAATCCACCGGCGGAACTGCCCGAAGCGGGCAGCGTACTGATCTGCTGCGCCATTCCGGCGCAGGACGACAGCGGCGTGCAACCGCTGGTGCTGGACCTCTAG
- a CDS encoding amidohydrolase, with product MSKFKAYVQQWIDEHRQQLSDWHQVIWHFAEPAFREYKSCAWYVELLRQEGFTVEEGSGGMPTAFVATFSNGDGSNGDGPILATYAEYDAVPGNCQAAATRPMPRDGLSRYAPGHTDPHSALGISALGGVLAAKAAMLEFGIRGTIKFFGEPAEKLRASKPVHAAKGYYDDLDAAVSFHPTYMLPLNNTTTWDTHCGIAYSYIYTFTCEEPQNWIAADRYSPIPQNHLAARAPGANDALVHFYTLNESLRRSTLPFTGLWSFNEAILTAGQATADNLPPHVSQIQYLLRCDSIEQAETISTVMDNNAAAAAMATGCQWKKTWVCKSRGGLANHALAQACYDNLAAIGAPSWGEQAIAVAREIQVNLGLEPMDEPFLPATQALIEPQECERQMRLQMPAWQKYLTSDDYPEYTWHCPTVRLYVARPMLSAPSGFTYPDWVSNALGGIRETIDPMIDVASKTIGSTLIELFTDAELLAEATREFNHRTGGGIGGEQWQAPLLPKDFKVPHRFRWPEYIRTVRGEEWWIPAREDE from the coding sequence ATGTCGAAATTCAAGGCCTACGTCCAGCAGTGGATCGACGAACACCGCCAGCAATTGTCCGACTGGCACCAGGTGATCTGGCATTTCGCCGAACCGGCGTTCCGCGAATACAAGTCCTGCGCCTGGTACGTGGAGCTGCTGCGCCAGGAAGGCTTCACGGTGGAAGAGGGCAGCGGTGGCATGCCCACCGCCTTCGTCGCTACTTTCAGCAATGGCGATGGCAGCAATGGCGACGGGCCGATCCTCGCCACCTACGCCGAATACGACGCCGTGCCCGGCAACTGCCAGGCGGCGGCGACCAGGCCGATGCCACGCGATGGCCTGTCCAGGTACGCGCCGGGCCACACCGACCCGCACTCCGCGCTGGGTATCAGCGCCCTGGGCGGGGTGCTGGCGGCCAAGGCGGCGATGCTGGAATTCGGTATCCGGGGCACCATCAAGTTCTTCGGCGAACCGGCGGAAAAACTGCGCGCGTCCAAGCCCGTGCACGCCGCCAAGGGCTACTACGACGACCTCGATGCCGCCGTCAGCTTCCATCCCACCTACATGCTGCCGCTGAACAACACCACCACCTGGGACACCCACTGCGGCATCGCCTACTCGTACATCTACACCTTCACCTGCGAAGAGCCGCAGAACTGGATCGCTGCCGACCGCTACAGTCCTATCCCGCAGAACCACCTGGCCGCCCGCGCTCCTGGAGCCAATGATGCGCTGGTGCACTTCTACACCTTGAACGAGAGCCTGCGTCGCTCGACCCTGCCGTTCACCGGGCTGTGGAGCTTCAACGAAGCCATCCTCACTGCCGGGCAAGCCACCGCCGACAACCTGCCGCCGCACGTCTCGCAGATCCAGTACCTGCTGCGCTGCGACTCCATCGAACAGGCCGAGACCATCTCCACGGTGATGGACAACAACGCCGCCGCCGCGGCCATGGCCACCGGCTGCCAGTGGAAGAAGACCTGGGTCTGCAAGTCCCGTGGCGGGCTGGCCAACCATGCGCTGGCCCAGGCCTGCTACGACAACCTCGCCGCCATCGGCGCGCCGAGCTGGGGTGAACAGGCCATCGCGGTGGCGCGGGAAATCCAGGTGAACCTCGGCCTGGAGCCCATGGATGAACCCTTCCTGCCGGCCACTCAGGCGCTGATCGAACCCCAGGAATGCGAGCGGCAGATGCGCCTGCAGATGCCGGCGTGGCAGAAGTACCTGACCTCCGACGACTACCCCGAATACACCTGGCACTGCCCGACCGTGCGCCTCTACGTGGCCCGGCCGATGCTCAGCGCGCCCTCCGGCTTCACCTATCCGGACTGGGTGTCCAACGCCCTGGGCGGCATCCGCGAGACCATCGACCCGATGATCGATGTGGCCTCGAAGACCATCGGCAGCACGCTGATCGAGCTGTTTACCGATGCCGAACTGCTGGCCGAGGCGACCCGCGAATTCAACCATCGCACCGGCGGCGGCATCGGCGGCGAACAGTGGCAGGCGCCGCTGCTGCCGAAGGATTTCAAGGTCCCGCACCGCTTCCGCTGGCCGGAGTACATCCGCACGGTGCGCGGCGAGGAGTGGTGGATTCCGGCGCGCGAGGACGAGTGA
- a CDS encoding LysR substrate-binding domain-containing protein, with protein sequence MHFPSMTALRALDAVARLGSVSAAATELNLTRSAVSHRIATLEERLGFALTERTGRGIRLTYRGERYARDVRRILAEVQLAGSSFDEQQVSGPLCVSCNPGFATYWLCQHLGDFLAQYPQVQLHVVTPRVPQDTSASDADLFIAYGSGDWPNQTVEQLVALHFFPVCSPRLIHSRGGLQQPADLAHYTLLHMNDFADWRLWLGAVGASAIDHRSGVLFADAPCTIAACIAAQGVAIGDNLLSGDALARGLLVRPFDITIQSSRGYFLVTDPVKAERAVVKAFSQWLKARVVATTQSASDLSRPPLAIPPEVELAR encoded by the coding sequence ATGCACTTTCCCTCGATGACCGCCCTGCGGGCGCTGGATGCCGTGGCCCGGCTGGGCAGCGTGTCTGCCGCCGCAACGGAGCTGAACCTCACCCGCAGCGCGGTCAGCCACCGCATCGCCACGCTGGAGGAACGCCTCGGCTTCGCCCTGACCGAGCGCACCGGGCGCGGCATTCGCCTGACTTATCGAGGGGAAAGGTATGCCCGCGACGTGCGGCGCATCCTCGCGGAGGTGCAACTGGCCGGCAGCAGCTTCGACGAGCAGCAGGTCAGCGGCCCGTTGTGCGTGAGCTGCAATCCCGGTTTCGCCACCTACTGGCTGTGCCAGCACCTGGGCGACTTCCTCGCGCAGTACCCGCAGGTGCAACTGCACGTAGTGACGCCGCGCGTGCCGCAGGACACCAGCGCCAGCGACGCCGACCTGTTCATCGCCTACGGCAGCGGCGACTGGCCGAACCAGACGGTGGAGCAACTGGTGGCCCTGCACTTCTTTCCGGTCTGCAGCCCACGCCTGATCCACTCGCGCGGCGGCCTGCAGCAGCCGGCGGACCTGGCCCACTACACGCTGCTGCACATGAATGATTTTGCCGACTGGCGCCTGTGGCTCGGCGCGGTGGGCGCGAGCGCCATCGATCACCGCTCCGGCGTGCTGTTCGCGGATGCGCCCTGCACCATCGCCGCGTGCATCGCCGCCCAGGGCGTGGCCATCGGCGACAACCTGCTCAGCGGCGATGCCCTCGCCCGTGGCCTGCTGGTGCGCCCGTTCGACATCACCATCCAGTCCAGCCGTGGCTACTTCCTGGTGACAGACCCGGTGAAGGCCGAACGTGCGGTGGTGAAAGCCTTCAGCCAATGGCTGAAGGCCCGCGTCGTCGCCACCACGCAGAGCGCCAGCGACCTCAGCCGCCCGCCCCTGGCGATTCCACCAGAGGTAGAGCTGGCGCGCTGA
- a CDS encoding ornithine cyclodeaminase produces the protein MTRFVDVPTMSQLVQQIGVARFIGELADTIAQDFVRWESFDKSARVANHSEIGVIELMPVSDTARYAFKYVNGHPQNTQRGLFTVMAFGVLADVETGYPVLLSELTVATALRTCATSLMAARALARPDSRRMALIGNGAQSEFQALAFHHHLGIEEIAVYDIDPQATEKLIRNLADVPNLKIIRAGSTAEAVRGADIVTTVTADKAYATILTPEMIEPGMHINGVGGDCPGKTELHADVLRAGKVFVEYEPQSRVEGEIQQMPADFPVTDLWRVLAGQLAGRDSAEQVTIFDSVGFALEDYSALRYVNEQASRLGLGERIDLVPWSEDEDNDPKDLFRYTRSAKARKGLRRIA, from the coding sequence ATGACTCGCTTCGTCGACGTCCCCACGATGTCCCAACTGGTCCAGCAGATCGGTGTCGCCCGCTTCATCGGCGAACTTGCCGACACCATTGCCCAGGATTTCGTGCGCTGGGAGTCCTTCGACAAATCCGCCCGCGTCGCCAACCACTCCGAGATCGGCGTCATCGAACTGATGCCGGTGTCGGACACCGCCCGCTATGCCTTCAAGTACGTCAACGGCCACCCGCAGAACACCCAGCGCGGCCTGTTCACCGTCATGGCCTTCGGCGTGCTGGCCGATGTCGAGACGGGCTACCCGGTGCTGCTCTCCGAGCTGACCGTGGCCACCGCGCTGCGCACCTGCGCCACCTCGCTGATGGCTGCCCGCGCGCTGGCCCGCCCGGATTCACGACGCATGGCGCTGATCGGCAACGGCGCACAGAGCGAGTTCCAGGCCCTGGCCTTCCATCATCACCTGGGCATCGAGGAAATCGCCGTCTACGACATCGATCCGCAGGCCACCGAGAAGCTGATCCGCAACCTGGCGGATGTCCCCAACCTGAAGATCATCCGCGCCGGCTCCACCGCCGAGGCGGTACGCGGCGCCGACATCGTCACCACGGTGACCGCCGACAAGGCCTACGCGACCATTCTTACCCCGGAGATGATCGAGCCGGGCATGCACATCAACGGCGTGGGTGGCGACTGCCCGGGCAAGACCGAACTGCACGCCGACGTCCTGCGCGCCGGCAAGGTGTTCGTCGAGTACGAGCCGCAATCGCGGGTCGAGGGCGAGATCCAGCAGATGCCGGCGGACTTCCCGGTGACCGATCTGTGGCGCGTGCTGGCGGGCCAGCTGGCCGGGCGCGACAGCGCCGAGCAGGTGACCATCTTCGACTCGGTCGGCTTCGCCCTCGAGGATTACTCCGCGCTGCGCTACGTGAATGAGCAGGCCAGTCGCCTGGGCCTCGGCGAGCGCATCGACCTGGTGCCGTGGAGCGAGGACGAGGACAACGATCCCAAGGACCTGTTCCGCTACACCCGCTCTGCCAAGGCGCGCAAAGGGCTGCGCCGCATCGCCTGA
- a CDS encoding Lrp/AsnC family transcriptional regulator has translation MSRKDQDSTPFTLDRIDEEIIRILRHQGRITYGKLSALVHLTPRPCQERVRKLERHGIIRGYGAVIDEQKIASGLSLLVLVALSNQSGRTAQKAFEARMIACPEVLHCQLISGTFDYSVRMRCRDMEHYRALTETWLNDESLHIDKLVAHPELTTIKESAS, from the coding sequence ATGAGCAGGAAAGATCAGGACAGTACGCCCTTCACCCTGGACCGCATCGACGAGGAGATCATCCGCATCCTCCGTCACCAGGGCCGCATCACCTACGGCAAGCTTTCCGCGCTGGTCCACCTCACCCCGCGCCCCTGCCAGGAGCGCGTCCGCAAGCTGGAGCGGCACGGCATCATCCGTGGCTACGGCGCCGTCATCGACGAACAGAAGATCGCCTCGGGCCTGTCGCTGCTGGTGCTGGTCGCGTTGTCCAACCAGAGTGGCCGCACCGCGCAGAAGGCCTTCGAGGCACGCATGATCGCCTGCCCGGAAGTGCTGCACTGCCAGCTGATCAGCGGGACCTTCGACTACAGCGTGCGCATGCGCTGCCGCGACATGGAGCACTACCGCGCGCTCACCGAAACCTGGCTGAACGATGAGAGCCTGCACATCGACAAGCTGGTTGCCCACCCTGAGCTGACGACTATCAAGGAGTCCGCCAGCTAG
- a CDS encoding APC family permease produces the protein MAIEQFGYKQQLRRSLTLGDLVIYGMIFMIPIAPFGVYGWVHADAHGMVPMAYLVGMVAMLFTALSYGAMSRAFPIAGSVYSYAQRGIHPNVGFIAGWVLLLDYLLIPPLLYVFSALALNHLFPAIPKLVFMLIFLVSATLINLRGITLAARFNLLFLIAELVVLAIFLAVGYHALEGGLGNGRLTLEPLLQPEHFNLGLVMKAVSIAVLSFLGFDAISTLAEEVKGDPAKQIGRASLIALFVMGAIFIVQTWLATDLAAGMTFKSADTAFYEIAEAAGGSWLSTLTAVSTALAWGVTVSITSQAAVSRLLYSMARDGKLPRVLAKVHPKYQTPHISLYLVGVLSLGIGIYFLDSPDVLTSLVNFGALTGFCLLHLAVINHYFIRQKSGQVLRHLVFPLIGLVIIAYVLFSMSREAQELGAGWIAIGLVYLAVLSRRGNGSELAREI, from the coding sequence GTGGCTATCGAACAGTTCGGATACAAGCAACAACTGCGCCGCAGCCTGACGCTCGGCGACCTGGTGATCTACGGGATGATCTTCATGATCCCGATCGCCCCCTTCGGCGTGTACGGCTGGGTGCATGCCGACGCCCACGGCATGGTGCCCATGGCCTACCTGGTGGGCATGGTGGCGATGCTCTTCACCGCGCTGAGCTATGGCGCGATGTCCCGCGCGTTCCCCATCGCCGGCTCCGTGTACTCCTACGCCCAGCGCGGCATCCACCCCAATGTTGGCTTCATCGCCGGCTGGGTCCTGCTGCTGGACTACCTGCTGATCCCGCCGCTGCTCTACGTGTTCAGCGCGCTGGCGCTGAACCACCTGTTCCCGGCGATCCCCAAGCTGGTCTTCATGCTGATCTTCCTGGTGTCCGCCACGCTCATCAACCTGCGCGGCATCACCCTGGCGGCGCGCTTCAACCTGCTGTTCCTGATCGCCGAACTGGTGGTGCTGGCGATCTTCCTGGCGGTGGGTTACCACGCGCTGGAAGGCGGCCTGGGCAATGGCCGGCTGACGCTGGAACCGCTGCTGCAGCCGGAGCATTTCAACCTCGGCCTGGTGATGAAGGCGGTGTCCATCGCGGTGCTGTCGTTCCTCGGCTTCGATGCGATCTCCACCCTCGCCGAGGAGGTCAAGGGCGACCCGGCCAAGCAGATTGGCCGCGCCTCGCTGATCGCGCTGTTCGTCATGGGCGCGATCTTCATCGTGCAGACCTGGCTGGCCACTGACCTGGCTGCGGGCATGACCTTCAAGTCGGCGGACACCGCCTTCTACGAGATCGCCGAAGCGGCCGGCGGCAGCTGGCTCTCCACGCTGACGGCGGTGTCCACCGCGCTGGCCTGGGGCGTGACTGTGTCGATCACCTCGCAAGCCGCCGTTTCGCGCCTGCTGTACTCCATGGCCCGCGACGGCAAGCTGCCGCGTGTGCTGGCCAAGGTGCACCCGAAATACCAGACCCCGCACATCAGCCTGTACCTGGTCGGCGTGCTGTCGCTGGGCATCGGTATCTACTTCCTCGACTCGCCGGACGTGCTCACCTCGCTGGTCAACTTCGGCGCGCTGACCGGCTTCTGCCTGCTGCACCTGGCGGTGATCAACCACTACTTCATTCGCCAGAAGAGCGGCCAGGTGCTGCGCCACCTGGTGTTCCCGCTGATCGGCCTGGTGATCATCGCCTACGTGCTGTTCAGCATGAGCCGCGAGGCGCAGGAGCTGGGCGCAGGCTGGATCGCCATCGGCCTGGTGTACCTCGCGGTGCTCAGCCGACGCGGCAACGGCAGCGAGCTGGCGCGGGAAATCTGA
- a CDS encoding N-formylglutamate amidohydrolase produces the protein MQSSTESGLYRRPAFEIVNPQGKSPVLLVCEHASRYIPEELSQLGLDDAAAAEHIAWDIGALDLARELSARLDATLLVANYSRLLIDLNRPLSAPDLIPEHSEIYPIPGNRNLSAAARQERVANLFEPFHQRLTALLDERLAAARPTRLVGVHSFTSSYRGEPRPWVAGVLYAKAEAYAQRMVAGLRQSGEEIGANQPYVIDPLEDMTVPVHGDERGVDAVLIEIRNDGLRTPQGVEAWAVRLAPWL, from the coding sequence ATGCAAAGTTCTACTGAATCCGGCCTCTACCGGCGCCCAGCATTCGAGATCGTCAACCCGCAGGGCAAGAGCCCGGTGCTGCTGGTCTGCGAGCACGCCAGCCGCTACATCCCCGAGGAGCTGTCGCAGCTGGGCCTGGACGACGCGGCGGCCGCCGAGCACATCGCCTGGGACATCGGCGCGCTGGACCTGGCCCGCGAGCTGTCGGCGCGCCTGGATGCCACGCTGCTGGTGGCCAACTACTCGCGCCTGCTGATCGACCTCAACCGCCCACTGTCGGCGCCGGACCTGATCCCCGAGCACAGCGAGATCTACCCGATTCCCGGCAACCGCAACCTGAGCGCGGCGGCCCGGCAGGAGAGGGTGGCGAACCTGTTCGAACCCTTCCACCAGCGATTGACCGCGCTGCTCGACGAGCGCCTGGCCGCCGCCCGGCCAACCCGGCTGGTCGGCGTGCACAGCTTCACCTCGAGCTATCGCGGCGAGCCGCGCCCGTGGGTCGCCGGGGTGCTCTACGCAAAAGCCGAAGCCTATGCCCAGCGCATGGTGGCCGGGCTGCGCCAGAGCGGGGAAGAAATCGGCGCTAACCAGCCCTACGTGATCGACCCGCTGGAGGACATGACTGTCCCGGTGCATGGCGACGAGCGCGGCGTGGACGCCGTGCTGATCGAAATCCGCAATGACGGACTGCGGACCCCGCAAGGGGTGGAAGCCTGGGCAGTACGCCTGGCTCCCTGGCTCTGA
- a CDS encoding glutamine synthetase family protein, giving the protein MSQNNNNPAPMRLTSFVTTDLCGITRGRSLPESEVAEQLVTGCGWVPANSALTPQDIIADDNPWGSHGDLRLLPDPSSRVRLEYGPDAQAAQLDYLHGDLVTTTGAPWPVCPRTLLREEIARYRELDLQVTAAFEHEFNLLGLADEHAAAFSLQAQRQTGNFGGWLMSALEQIGAEPEMFLPEYGRNQYEVTCRPTQGVAAADRAVNVREVTREIARQFGWRSTFTPLLAPGAVTNGVHLHLSLQRLDGTPVFYDEAAPSNLSKLAEHWAAGVLRHLPALCALTAPTAVSYLRLKPHHWSAAYACLGLRNREAALRICPVVEIGGKPKARQFNLEFRPMDATASPHLAMAAVLIAGRLGMQQELPLSAVTDVDPHSLSDAQREELGIKSLPGSLEEAQRLLLADSELCAQLPPALLQTYVSMKRQEQALTRELSEEQLCESYAKFY; this is encoded by the coding sequence ATGAGTCAGAACAATAACAATCCCGCTCCGATGCGCCTGACCAGCTTCGTCACCACCGACCTCTGCGGCATCACCCGTGGCCGCTCGCTTCCCGAATCGGAAGTCGCCGAGCAGCTTGTCACTGGTTGTGGCTGGGTGCCCGCCAACAGCGCGCTGACGCCCCAGGACATCATCGCCGACGACAATCCCTGGGGCAGTCACGGCGACCTGCGCCTGCTGCCCGACCCGAGCAGCCGGGTGCGTCTTGAATACGGCCCGGACGCCCAGGCCGCGCAGCTGGATTACCTGCACGGCGACCTGGTGACCACCACCGGCGCGCCCTGGCCGGTGTGCCCGCGCACGCTGCTGCGCGAGGAGATCGCCCGCTACCGGGAGCTCGATCTGCAAGTCACCGCCGCCTTCGAACACGAATTCAACCTGCTGGGCCTGGCGGACGAACACGCCGCCGCTTTCTCCCTGCAAGCCCAGCGGCAAACCGGCAACTTCGGCGGCTGGCTGATGAGCGCGCTGGAACAGATCGGCGCCGAGCCGGAAATGTTCCTGCCCGAGTACGGCCGCAACCAGTACGAAGTCACCTGCCGGCCGACCCAGGGCGTTGCTGCGGCCGACCGCGCAGTGAACGTCCGCGAAGTCACCCGCGAGATCGCCCGCCAGTTCGGCTGGCGCAGCACCTTCACGCCGCTGCTGGCGCCCGGCGCCGTGACCAACGGCGTGCACCTGCACCTGAGCCTGCAACGCCTGGACGGTACCCCGGTGTTCTACGACGAAGCCGCGCCGAGCAACCTGTCGAAGCTCGCCGAGCACTGGGCCGCTGGCGTGCTGCGCCACCTGCCGGCGCTGTGCGCGCTCACCGCGCCGACGGCGGTGTCCTACCTGCGGCTGAAGCCGCACCACTGGAGCGCCGCCTACGCCTGCCTGGGCCTGCGCAACCGCGAAGCCGCTCTGCGCATCTGCCCGGTGGTGGAAATCGGCGGCAAACCCAAGGCGCGCCAGTTCAACCTGGAATTCCGCCCCATGGACGCCACTGCCAGCCCGCACCTGGCCATGGCCGCCGTGCTGATTGCCGGGCGCCTGGGCATGCAGCAGGAACTGCCGCTGTCGGCGGTCACCGATGTCGATCCGCACAGTCTCAGCGACGCCCAGCGCGAGGAGCTGGGGATCAAATCGCTGCCGGGTTCGCTGGAGGAGGCCCAGCGCCTGCTGCTCGCCGATAGCGAACTGTGCGCCCAGCTGCCGCCGGCGCTGCTGCAGACCTACGTCTCCATGAAGCGCCAGGAGCAGGCCCTGACCCGTGAACTCAGCGAAGAACAACTCTGTGAATCCTATGCAAAGTTCTACTGA